From a region of the Streptomyces sp. B21-083 genome:
- a CDS encoding phage holin family protein, whose product MTAQGSHRTDNGAQEPVGDLVQRASQQLSQLVRDEMRLAQAEMTEKGRRFGKGGGLFGGAGVLGVLTLQALAAAAIAALSLAMDVWAAALIVTAVLAVVTAVMAALGKQQFSKASPPTPERTVDSVKADVAAIKESAHR is encoded by the coding sequence ATGACAGCACAGGGCTCCCACCGAACGGACAACGGAGCGCAGGAACCGGTGGGCGACCTGGTCCAGCGTGCCTCGCAGCAGTTGTCACAGCTGGTCCGCGACGAGATGCGGCTGGCCCAGGCGGAGATGACCGAGAAGGGCAGGCGGTTCGGTAAGGGCGGCGGCCTGTTCGGCGGCGCCGGCGTGCTGGGTGTGCTCACCCTGCAGGCCCTCGCGGCCGCCGCGATCGCCGCGCTGTCGCTCGCCATGGACGTGTGGGCGGCGGCGCTGATCGTCACCGCCGTCCTGGCCGTCGTGACCGCGGTGATGGCCGCGCTCGGCAAGCAGCAGTTCAGCAAGGCATCCCCGCCGACGCCCGAGCGGACGGTGGACAGCGTCAAGGCCGATGTGGCCGCTATCAAGGAGAGTGCACACC
- a CDS encoding PrsW family intramembrane metalloprotease, with product MATFPPYPTHPSGPADGPVGGALRHAHWWQRPWVRYGALISLLALSGLVILALVREQTGTEGFLVGLGLAVLPVPLLVAAFRWLDRVEPGPWRNLVFSFAWGACAAALIAIVANSFATRWIATATADPSGADTLGATVIAPIVEESAKAAAVLLIYLFRRRDFTGIVDGVVIAGVTATGFAFTENILYIGTAFGTDQLTGDTGIASVTAATFFVRVVMSPFAHPLFTVLTGIGFGISALWGEGRPVRRVLLPLTGLLLAMSTHAFWNGSSTFGEYGFIAVYAAFMVPAFGLLTWLVIWTRQRELRTVRAELPAYAMAGWLAPAEPYALGSMRARRLAREYARRHLGRPAARAVAQYEAYATSLAFLRHRGRLGRAGADFVVREQELLGELWERRAVARPALDHAARAIAPAPVPVPPVTWPPYPYSPHNSHGHHYGHNRPAYDPYPAYNPYRW from the coding sequence GTGGCCACCTTTCCCCCGTACCCGACGCATCCCAGTGGCCCGGCCGACGGTCCCGTCGGCGGGGCGCTGCGGCACGCGCACTGGTGGCAGCGGCCCTGGGTGCGTTACGGCGCCCTCATCAGCCTGCTCGCGCTCTCCGGGCTCGTCATCCTCGCCCTGGTCCGCGAACAGACCGGCACCGAGGGGTTCCTGGTCGGACTCGGGCTCGCCGTACTGCCCGTGCCGTTGCTCGTCGCCGCGTTCCGGTGGCTGGACCGGGTCGAGCCGGGCCCCTGGCGGAACCTGGTCTTCTCCTTCGCCTGGGGCGCCTGCGCGGCGGCCCTGATTGCGATCGTCGCCAACAGCTTCGCGACCAGATGGATAGCGACGGCCACCGCCGACCCGTCGGGCGCGGACACCCTCGGCGCGACCGTCATAGCGCCGATCGTCGAGGAGTCCGCCAAGGCGGCCGCCGTACTGCTCATCTATCTCTTCCGGCGGCGCGACTTCACCGGGATCGTCGACGGGGTCGTCATCGCCGGGGTCACCGCCACCGGTTTCGCCTTCACCGAGAACATCCTCTACATCGGCACCGCGTTCGGCACCGACCAGCTCACCGGAGACACCGGTATCGCCTCGGTCACCGCGGCGACCTTCTTCGTACGCGTCGTCATGTCGCCGTTCGCGCACCCCCTGTTCACGGTCCTCACCGGTATCGGGTTCGGGATCTCCGCGCTGTGGGGTGAGGGCCGGCCCGTCCGCCGGGTGCTGCTGCCGCTGACCGGGCTGCTGCTCGCGATGAGCACGCACGCCTTCTGGAACGGCTCGTCGACCTTCGGGGAGTACGGGTTCATCGCGGTGTACGCCGCTTTCATGGTGCCCGCGTTCGGTCTGCTGACCTGGCTGGTCATCTGGACCCGCCAGCGTGAGCTGCGGACCGTGCGCGCCGAGTTGCCCGCGTACGCGATGGCCGGCTGGCTGGCCCCGGCCGAGCCGTACGCCCTCGGCTCGATGCGCGCCCGCCGCCTGGCCCGCGAGTACGCCCGCCGCCACCTGGGCAGGCCCGCCGCCCGTGCGGTGGCGCAGTACGAGGCGTACGCCACCTCACTCGCGTTCCTGCGTCACCGGGGGCGCCTCGGCCGCGCGGGCGCCGACTTCGTCGTCCGGGAGCAGGAGCTGCTGGGCGAGCTGTGGGAGCGCAGGGCGGTGGCCCGCCCGGCCCTGGACCACGCGGCCCGCGCCATCGCACCGGCCCCGGTTCCCGTGCCACCGGTCACCTGGCCGCCGTACCCCTACAGCCCCCACAACAGCCACGGCCACCACTACGGCCACAACCGCCCCGCCTACGACCCGTACCCGGCCTACAACCCGTACCGCTGGTAG
- a CDS encoding MarR family winged helix-turn-helix transcriptional regulator has translation MTTRWLTPEEQRAWRAYVAASLLLEDALDRQLQQDAGMPHLYYTILAYLSETPERRLRMTDLAEKLKITRSRLTYAVARLEKDGHVRREACKWDKRGTVAALTEEGMAVLERTAPGHVATVRGALFDHLTPEQVGQLEEIGKRIERALQGDGTESAPEGLPWLRRSSPSCGADEGESGGSGDSRGSGDSGA, from the coding sequence ATGACGACCCGCTGGCTCACTCCCGAGGAGCAGCGCGCGTGGCGCGCGTACGTCGCGGCCTCCCTGCTTCTGGAGGACGCGCTCGACCGGCAGCTCCAGCAGGACGCCGGGATGCCGCACCTCTACTACACGATCCTGGCCTATCTCTCCGAGACGCCCGAGCGACGGCTGCGCATGACCGATCTCGCCGAGAAACTGAAGATCACGCGCAGTCGGCTGACGTACGCGGTGGCCCGGCTGGAGAAGGACGGTCACGTACGGCGCGAGGCCTGCAAGTGGGACAAGCGGGGCACGGTCGCCGCGCTGACCGAGGAGGGCATGGCGGTACTGGAGCGCACCGCCCCGGGCCATGTCGCGACGGTCCGCGGGGCCCTCTTCGACCATCTGACCCCGGAGCAGGTGGGTCAGCTGGAGGAGATCGGTAAGCGGATCGAGCGGGCACTCCAGGGGGACGGGACGGAGTCGGCGCCGGAGGGCCTGCCCTGGCTGCGCAGGTCGTCACCCTCGTGCGGCGCCGACGAGGGCGAGTCGGGCGGCTCGGGCGATTCCCGTGGCTCCGGCGACTCCGGCGCATGA
- a CDS encoding GTP cyclohydrolase II, protein MPDLTAATQRSRVRVPLRFHDGYSVDTELVTFHGLTDGQEHVAVIIGEPKPGTTPLVRLHSECLTGDVFGSARCDCGPQLREAVERIAEHGGVLLYLRQEGRGIGLYNKLDAYALQDEGLDTYAANAALGLPEDARDYTAAAQMLQALGIDSLDLLSNNPDKANQLRALGMDVHDRVPTGVFTTPDNVRYLRAKVLQTQHTLPLGELGGVGGHTGRAELSVG, encoded by the coding sequence ATGCCCGACCTCACCGCCGCCACCCAGCGCTCCCGTGTCCGGGTGCCGCTCCGCTTCCACGATGGCTACAGCGTCGACACCGAGCTGGTCACCTTCCACGGCCTGACCGACGGCCAGGAGCACGTGGCGGTCATCATCGGCGAACCGAAGCCCGGCACCACCCCGCTGGTCCGGCTGCACTCCGAGTGCCTCACGGGCGATGTCTTCGGCTCGGCCCGCTGCGACTGCGGCCCGCAGCTGCGCGAGGCCGTCGAGCGCATCGCCGAGCACGGCGGCGTCCTGCTCTACCTCCGCCAGGAAGGCCGCGGCATCGGCCTCTACAACAAGCTCGACGCGTACGCCCTCCAGGACGAGGGCCTCGACACCTACGCCGCGAACGCCGCCCTGGGCCTCCCCGAGGACGCCCGCGACTACACGGCGGCGGCCCAGATGCTCCAGGCCCTGGGCATCGACTCGCTGGACCTCCTCTCCAACAACCCGGACAAGGCCAACCAGCTCCGGGCCCTGGGCATGGACGTCCACGACCGCGTCCCCACGGGCGTCTTCACCACCCCGGACAACGTCCGCTACCTCCGCGCGAAGGTCCTCCAGACCCAGCACACGCTGCCGCTGGGCGAGTTGGGCGGCGTGGGCGGGCACACCGGCCGCGCCGAGCTGAGCGTGGGCTGA
- a CDS encoding M23 family metallopeptidase — MASNPPAPEAPSVPNRRSSETEDGKIPTFGFGGYRTDEGPWEEWNPSADSVLPVRGRHRVGKQRGGLARSSTVLGVGVIAAVGGAGMATAQSGKPPVSISIPDLPSVGSPFTHDDSDDEPKGSATALSSVGVTTEETEQGTSDAGEALRSRIILQAEQQKDQAEAKVQQAAQDAAAKKAAVEAAKVKREAAAKVAAEKKKIAEAAAAKVEAARLASLAKQYTLPTSSYTITSTFGQAGSLWSSGYHTGLDFAAPTGTPIKAIHSGTVTEAGWSGSYGYRTILTLDDGTELWFAHQSSINVSVGQKVATGDVIGRVGATGNVTGAHLHLEVHTSSSDRAGIDPMAWLRSMGLNP, encoded by the coding sequence GTGGCGTCAAACCCGCCTGCCCCAGAAGCCCCCTCCGTGCCGAACCGGCGCAGCAGCGAGACCGAGGACGGGAAGATCCCGACCTTCGGCTTCGGCGGCTACCGCACCGACGAGGGCCCCTGGGAGGAGTGGAATCCCAGTGCGGACTCCGTCCTCCCTGTTCGCGGCCGGCACCGCGTCGGCAAGCAGCGTGGTGGGCTCGCCCGCAGTTCCACCGTTCTCGGCGTCGGCGTCATAGCCGCTGTCGGCGGGGCCGGCATGGCCACCGCGCAGAGCGGCAAGCCGCCGGTCTCGATCTCCATCCCCGACCTGCCCTCCGTCGGCTCGCCCTTCACGCACGACGACTCGGACGACGAGCCCAAGGGCTCCGCCACCGCGCTCAGCAGCGTCGGCGTGACAACCGAGGAGACCGAGCAGGGCACCAGCGACGCCGGCGAGGCCCTGCGCAGCCGCATCATCCTCCAGGCCGAGCAGCAGAAGGACCAGGCCGAGGCCAAGGTCCAGCAGGCCGCCCAGGACGCCGCCGCGAAGAAGGCCGCCGTCGAGGCCGCCAAGGTGAAGCGGGAGGCCGCGGCCAAGGTCGCCGCCGAGAAGAAGAAGATCGCGGAGGCCGCGGCGGCGAAGGTGGAGGCCGCGCGTCTCGCCTCGCTCGCCAAGCAGTACACGCTGCCGACCTCCTCGTACACGATCACCTCGACGTTCGGCCAGGCCGGCTCGCTGTGGTCCTCCGGCTACCACACCGGCCTCGACTTCGCCGCGCCCACCGGCACGCCGATCAAGGCCATCCACAGTGGCACGGTCACCGAGGCGGGCTGGAGCGGCTCGTACGGCTACCGCACCATCCTCACCCTCGACGACGGCACCGAGCTGTGGTTCGCCCACCAGTCGTCGATCAACGTCAGCGTCGGCCAGAAGGTCGCCACGGGTGACGTCATCGGCCGCGTCGGCGCCACCGGCAACGTCACCGGGGCCCACCTCCACCTGGAGGTGCACACCAGCAGCTCGGACCGTGCCGGCATCGACCCGATGGCGTGGCTGCGGAGCATGGGCCTCAACCCGTAG
- a CDS encoding YihY/virulence factor BrkB family protein, with protein MEWCPTGYSCGMLRILRRHGHHDEHDEPGRYDGHSDPDGRYGHDGHDRDFGHHGHSGPSTAGGPDRPGGPVRPAEPDRPGTADRTSDTAPAPHAGPDEQVERRAPDTPTDLPRSSWLAVLKGTAKEFQKDELTDRAAALTYYGILALFPAMLVLISLLGIMGPSTSQRVLDNIQNLAPGAVRDVLRNAVQQMQGTAGIGSVMAIVGLVLAVWSASGYVAAFIRSANAVYDVPEGRPVWKVLPVRVAVTVVLMILAVVSAVIVVFTGGLARKAGGALGIGDTALTVWSIAKWPVLVILVTVMIAILYWATPNAKIRGFRWITPGSFLALVIWMAASAGFAVYLANFASYNKTYGTFAGVIIFLVWLWITNLAILLGLECDAELARQRAVAGGHPAAEEPYVQPRDTRKWDAEDRRRFES; from the coding sequence TTGGAGTGGTGCCCAACCGGTTACTCGTGCGGAATGCTGCGAATACTGAGACGACACGGACACCACGACGAACATGACGAGCCCGGCCGATACGACGGTCACAGCGATCCCGACGGTCGCTACGGACACGACGGGCACGACCGGGATTTCGGGCATCACGGGCACTCCGGGCCCAGCACGGCCGGCGGACCTGACCGACCCGGCGGCCCCGTGCGACCGGCCGAACCCGACCGACCGGGCACCGCGGACCGTACGTCCGACACCGCGCCGGCGCCTCATGCCGGGCCGGACGAGCAGGTCGAGCGGCGGGCGCCCGACACTCCGACCGACCTGCCCAGGAGCTCCTGGTTGGCGGTGCTCAAGGGCACCGCGAAGGAGTTCCAGAAGGACGAGCTGACCGACCGGGCCGCGGCACTGACCTACTACGGGATCCTCGCGCTGTTCCCGGCCATGCTGGTGCTGATCTCCCTGCTCGGGATCATGGGCCCGTCGACGTCGCAGCGAGTGCTGGACAACATTCAGAACCTGGCCCCGGGCGCGGTCCGGGACGTACTGCGCAACGCCGTGCAGCAGATGCAGGGCACCGCCGGGATCGGCTCGGTCATGGCGATCGTGGGCCTGGTGCTCGCGGTGTGGTCCGCCTCCGGCTATGTCGCCGCGTTCATCAGAAGCGCCAACGCGGTCTACGACGTCCCCGAGGGCCGCCCGGTCTGGAAGGTACTGCCCGTCCGCGTCGCCGTGACGGTGGTCCTGATGATCCTGGCCGTGGTCAGCGCGGTGATCGTCGTGTTCACCGGCGGCCTCGCCCGGAAGGCGGGCGGCGCGCTGGGGATCGGCGACACGGCGCTCACGGTGTGGTCGATCGCGAAGTGGCCGGTGCTGGTGATCCTGGTCACGGTCATGATCGCGATCCTGTACTGGGCGACGCCGAACGCGAAGATCCGCGGCTTCCGCTGGATCACGCCGGGCAGTTTCCTGGCGCTGGTGATCTGGATGGCCGCCTCCGCCGGGTTCGCCGTGTACCTGGCGAACTTCGCCTCGTACAACAAGACCTACGGCACCTTCGCCGGCGTGATCATCTTCCTGGTGTGGCTGTGGATCACGAATCTGGCGATCCTGCTGGGCCTGGAGTGCGACGCGGAACTGGCCCGCCAGCGGGCCGTCGCAGGCGGCCATCCGGCCGCCGAGGAGCCCTACGTACAGCCTCGGGACACCCGGAAGTGGGACGCGGAGGACCGCCGCCGCTTCGAGTCCTGA
- a CDS encoding dihydrofolate reductase family protein, producing MPLPHVLLSAAVSLDGYLDDTGPERLLLSSPADFDRVDEVRASSDAILIGAGTIRADNPRLLVNSPERRAARLAAGKPEYPLKVTVSGSGELDPAANFWHTGGEKAVYTTDKGAAQARRAGLGADVDIVALGPGALDWRALLEHLHDVRGVRRLMVEGGGTVHTQLLRQGLADELQLVLAPLFVGDPDAPRLFGPGGYQGGRLRLTETRRIDDVVLMRYEPTAPGAGPLASAADRHWLALACELAQLCPPSRTAFSVGAVVVASDGTELARGHSREGGDPVVHAEESALAKLDPADPRLRTATVYSSLEPCARRASRPAPCARLILDAGVRRVVTAWREPDTFVVAADGSGLLSGEGVEVVVLPEFAERAKAPNAHLPG from the coding sequence ATGCCCCTCCCGCACGTCCTGTTGTCCGCCGCCGTCTCTCTCGACGGCTACCTGGACGACACCGGCCCCGAGCGGCTGCTGCTCTCCAGCCCCGCCGACTTCGACCGCGTCGACGAAGTACGGGCGTCCAGCGACGCCATCCTCATCGGCGCCGGCACCATCCGCGCCGACAACCCGCGTCTCCTGGTCAACTCGCCGGAGCGGCGGGCCGCGCGGCTGGCGGCCGGCAAGCCCGAGTATCCGCTCAAGGTGACCGTGAGCGGCTCGGGGGAGCTGGACCCGGCCGCCAACTTCTGGCACACGGGCGGCGAGAAGGCCGTGTACACGACGGACAAGGGTGCCGCACAGGCCCGGCGCGCCGGCCTCGGCGCCGATGTCGACATCGTGGCCCTGGGTCCCGGCGCGCTCGACTGGCGAGCCCTGCTCGAACACCTGCATGACGTACGGGGCGTCCGGCGCCTCATGGTCGAGGGCGGTGGCACCGTCCACACCCAGCTCCTCCGGCAGGGCCTCGCCGACGAACTCCAGCTCGTCCTCGCGCCCCTCTTCGTCGGCGACCCCGACGCCCCCCGCCTCTTCGGCCCCGGCGGCTACCAGGGCGGCCGGCTCCGGCTCACGGAGACGCGCAGGATCGACGACGTCGTCCTCATGCGGTACGAGCCCACCGCCCCCGGCGCGGGTCCGCTCGCCTCCGCCGCCGACCGGCACTGGCTGGCACTGGCGTGCGAACTGGCCCAGCTCTGTCCGCCGTCGCGCACGGCGTTCAGCGTGGGGGCGGTGGTGGTGGCCTCCGACGGTACGGAACTGGCGCGCGGGCACTCCCGGGAGGGCGGCGACCCGGTCGTGCACGCCGAGGAGTCGGCGCTCGCGAAGCTCGACCCGGCCGACCCCCGGCTCCGGACGGCCACCGTCTACAGCAGCCTGGAGCCCTGCGCCCGCCGCGCCTCCCGCCCCGCCCCCTGCGCCCGGCTGATCCTCGACGCGGGCGTCCGCCGGGTGGTGACCGCCTGGCGCGAGCCGGACACCTTCGTCGTGGCGGCGGACGGGAGCGGGCTGCTCTCCGGGGAGGGTGTCGAGGTCGTCGTGCTCCCCGAGTTCGCGGAGCGGGCCAAGGCTCCCAACGCCCACCTGCCCGGCTGA
- the lhgO gene encoding L-2-hydroxyglutarate oxidase has translation MTRGFAYDCDVLVIGGGIVGLSTAYAITRAAPGTRVTVLEKESGPARHQTGRNSGVIHSGIYYRPGSLKAEYAVRGAAEMVKFCAEYGIAHAVTGKLIVATERDELPRLHALVQRGRENGIPVRELGPSQIGEYEPEVRGLAGIHVGTTGVCDYGAVARQLAESSGAEIRYGAEVVRVDRRPELGVAVRTAGPGGGEIVRGRVLVNCAGLYCDEVARLTGDDPGMRIVPFRGEYFTLARPELVRGLVYPVPDPAFPFLGVHLTRGIDGSVHIGPNAVPALAREGYGWGTVRMRELGATVAWPGSWRIAARHWRYGGGELRRSVSKKAFARAVRRLLPVVADGDLVPAASGVRAQAVLRDGTLVDDFLIREGARAVHVLNAPSPAATASLPIGREVARRALAVLGG, from the coding sequence CTGACGCGTGGGTTCGCTTACGACTGTGACGTGCTGGTGATCGGTGGGGGGATCGTCGGTCTGTCGACGGCGTATGCGATCACGCGCGCCGCCCCGGGCACCCGGGTGACGGTGCTGGAGAAGGAGTCGGGCCCGGCGCGGCACCAGACGGGCCGCAACAGCGGGGTGATCCACAGCGGGATCTACTACCGGCCGGGATCGCTCAAGGCCGAGTACGCGGTGCGGGGCGCCGCCGAGATGGTCAAGTTCTGCGCGGAGTACGGCATAGCGCACGCCGTCACCGGCAAACTGATAGTCGCCACGGAACGGGACGAGCTGCCCCGTCTGCACGCCCTCGTCCAGCGCGGCCGGGAGAACGGCATTCCGGTCCGGGAACTGGGCCCCTCCCAGATCGGGGAGTACGAGCCGGAGGTGCGAGGCCTCGCCGGCATCCACGTGGGCACGACGGGCGTCTGCGACTACGGGGCGGTCGCCCGGCAGCTGGCCGAGTCCTCCGGGGCGGAGATCCGGTACGGGGCCGAGGTGGTCCGCGTCGACCGGCGGCCGGAGCTCGGGGTGGCCGTGCGGACGGCGGGGCCGGGCGGCGGCGAGATCGTGCGGGGGCGGGTCCTGGTCAACTGCGCGGGGCTGTACTGCGACGAGGTGGCGCGGCTGACCGGCGACGACCCAGGGATGCGGATCGTGCCGTTCCGGGGCGAGTACTTCACGCTGGCGCGGCCCGAGCTGGTGCGGGGGCTGGTGTATCCGGTGCCCGATCCGGCGTTCCCCTTCCTCGGGGTCCATCTCACCCGGGGGATCGACGGGAGCGTCCACATCGGGCCCAATGCCGTGCCGGCGCTGGCCCGCGAGGGATACGGGTGGGGAACCGTACGGATGCGCGAGCTGGGGGCGACGGTGGCGTGGCCGGGGTCGTGGCGGATAGCCGCGCGGCACTGGCGGTACGGAGGCGGGGAGCTGCGGCGCTCGGTGTCCAAGAAGGCGTTCGCGCGGGCGGTCCGGAGGTTGTTGCCGGTGGTGGCGGACGGGGATCTGGTGCCCGCGGCGTCGGGCGTGCGGGCGCAGGCGGTGCTGCGGGACGGGACGCTGGTGGACGACTTCCTCATCCGGGAGGGGGCGAGGGCGGTCCATGTGCTGAACGCGCCCTCGCCGGCGGCGACCGCTTCGCTGCCGATCGGGCGGGAGGTGGCCCGGCGGGCGCTGGCCGTGCTGGGTGGGTGA
- the trmB gene encoding tRNA (guanosine(46)-N7)-methyltransferase TrmB — MSDSLDSAAPSPGPTPTPAPAPVRAKGEPRFPGGPQADPAGSHFERRIRSFQPRRSRVTAGQGDALLRLWPKWGLDIDGHALRLGELFGDDLPVVLEIGFGMGEATARMAADDPRTNILAVDVHTPGQGNLLNLADQQGLTNIRVANGDAIILLREMLTPDSLDGLRVYFPDPWPKKRHHKRRLIQPEFLDLVADRLRPGAVVHCATDWEPYAEQMLDVLDAHPEFENTRPDGGYAPRPEFRPRTRFEGQGLEKGHVVNDLLFRRVQHP, encoded by the coding sequence GTGTCTGACTCCCTTGACTCCGCCGCCCCCTCCCCCGGGCCGACGCCCACCCCGGCCCCCGCTCCCGTCCGGGCCAAGGGCGAGCCCCGGTTTCCCGGCGGGCCGCAGGCCGATCCCGCCGGGTCCCACTTCGAGCGGCGGATCAGGAGCTTTCAGCCCCGGCGCAGCCGGGTCACCGCCGGGCAGGGTGACGCGTTGCTGCGGCTGTGGCCCAAGTGGGGCCTCGACATCGACGGCCACGCCCTCCGCCTCGGCGAGTTGTTCGGCGACGACCTGCCCGTCGTACTCGAGATCGGGTTCGGGATGGGCGAGGCCACCGCGAGGATGGCTGCCGACGATCCCCGTACCAACATCCTCGCCGTCGACGTGCACACCCCGGGCCAGGGCAATCTGCTCAACCTCGCCGACCAGCAGGGACTGACCAACATCCGTGTCGCCAACGGTGACGCCATCATCCTGCTCCGCGAGATGCTCACCCCCGACTCCCTGGACGGCCTGCGCGTCTACTTCCCCGACCCCTGGCCCAAGAAGCGGCACCACAAGCGGCGGCTGATCCAGCCCGAGTTCCTCGATCTGGTCGCCGACCGGCTGCGCCCCGGCGCCGTCGTGCACTGCGCGACCGACTGGGAGCCGTACGCCGAACAGATGCTCGACGTGCTCGACGCGCACCCGGAGTTCGAGAACACCCGGCCGGACGGCGGTTACGCACCCCGGCCGGAGTTCCGTCCCCGGACCCGTTTCGAGGGCCAGGGGCTGGAGAAGGGTCATGTCGTGAACGACCTGCTGTTCCGCCGCGTACAGCACCCGTAG